The DNA segment tctatttaaattttgaaatatttcggaccaaaatatttcaaaatgtctgcaatttcaaaaatttcggcTCTACTAGTGCCCCACGACAGAAAGGGCCATTAAACCTTGTGAAGTAGTTACAAACCAAAAGTTACAAACAAAACATCTTctccaaaaacaaaaagaacCATCTTCTCCAAAACATCTACTCCACATAAAGATACAACCAAAACATCTTCTCCAAAAACAGAAATAACCACGAAGTCTTGTGCGCTCCCCCAAAATACATAAAGATACAATCAAAACATCTTCTAAACCAGTCTTCCAGGTGAGCTCCCCAACAAAAACAACCACGAAGTCTTCCAGGTCACTTCCCAACACCCTGATGGTTGTGCTCCCCAAGCCCCTCAAAGCCAGATGGCCCTCTTCAACCCAGCGACCCTCAAAGTAAATCCCACTTCAGACTCAATCCTCAAAAGTACCTCCTCAAAATGATCCAAGTCCTCCTCCCTCACACCACTTGTCTTCGTGAACTTGCCTAGGTCAATACAGAGCATGTACAGTTCAGAAAGCTTTTTGAGCATAACATCATCAAAGTCATCACCAGAGAGGTCCTCATTACTACTCCCAAAAACATCTTTTAACTTCGTTTGGTTTATGTTAGACTCCAATGAAGATGCAACCAGCTGAATATCCAAAATCTTCTTATAACACACATGTACTTCCTCAGGAACGTATGTTTTCATTAAGCTGGCAAGATCAACACAAAAACCGTGAATTAGCTTAGCTTTCTCCAAAACAAATTCATCACAAAACTCTGATTTTTCTTCACTTCTCTTTCCCCTAGATCGTTTCGAACCAGACCTACATGCAACCATATCAGTTTTCTTCCTTTTGAGTTTCTTGGTTGCTGATGAATATTTGCTTGACATAGAAGATGCTGTCATTTCAAACTTGCCAACCAAATGAGTAAAATCTAGAATAGGCTTACCATCAATATTTTTCAATCTATTCAACAGATCTTGAGTCACCCCTGAACAGTGCTTAACATGGTGTGAGTATACGAAGTGAGGTCTCATCTTCCACATACCCAAAACTTCCCACCCGCAAGCAAGGCAAATCATGCAATCTTTTTCAGATGAATTGTTCTGCAGCTGATGTTTCTCCACGAATTGCTCACACGTAGCGTATTCCTCCCGTCTgaattcaaaagaaaatatgtcATGAAAATATTTCTCCACAAATTGCTCAcagttaacaaaattttaacaaaaacaaatctTAAAGTAGTGAAAGTAGTCCAAATCACAACCATCTCATCTTACATACGCCGCCTGCCTCTCTCCTAATCGACATCAACAGGGTTGCTTTCAGACGCAGGTATTGCCTTCTCATCCAAATGGTTACTATGCAAGAGGGTTTCTTAAAGAAACCGAGGAAGAAGTGCATATGGTTGGAACACCAGGTTTTGATTTGTGTTCATAGATAAAGGTAAGGGGATATATTCTATCAATTTCAATTTTTAGGGTTGAGTGTGCTGAACTGCATAACTGCATCCATCCTTATCTAGACGACATTCTAGTTTCCAGCCAGTTTAAAATCTtcaaaaagtacaaaatttCACTAATGGGAATGATAACATGTACTACACCAGTTTTAATGCAAAATGAATTGTTCATGGCAGTTTCAACAGTTTCTCAGAATAATAACATAATAGGAAAACACTCAAGTTGATTTTGTGTACTGAAATAGAGTAGTATAAAAGAAGCCTCTTGCatctctataatatattatagtccTGCCATTCAATTTAAATGAAGATATAGTGATTGATACAGCTGGTCTAAAGTTACTACCTCGGCTGTCTTAATGGTGTAGTTGTGAATTACAGCAGAATGTACACATGTTCTTTGGAGTAGTACATTACAGGATTTGGGGAAAAAACTCATTACTTTGCTAATACGCTCAATTAGGCAAAAGCAAAATTGTGAAGActagctgttgtttcgacgggAACTTCCACAGTATGgctgttttactaaattttatTACTTTGTGataccattatttttttaagtttcaaCTATATATTTGGTTGAATGTGATAAAATAGACTCTACAAAATGACAGTGGGGCTCTCACCGCTGTGGAAAATGCACATGGCAATATTGATAAAGAGTAGTTGATAACATCCTTTCAGATAGCATATTTATTAGGATTGAACAGTATTATTGTCTTATATGAACTAATTTGCCTAGCATTTTATGTGGAATCTGCTATATCTGCACATATTACGTAGCCACCTCAATGTCTATATCCCAAACAAACAAGCTGAAATGAATTCTAAAGATTCTCCCTGAACATATTTTAGTTAAATTTGTATGAGATTAAGCAAAGTTTGAAACAGGCAGCACATATCGTGGGTATCAAGTCATCCAAATTAGTGAGATGATAAGGTAGATCATATTTTTCAATCATGTAGCTACGTTCAACTgaatttaccttttcttttctttcagtgAACTTGAAAACATCAAGAGCTACAGTCAGAATTATTTTTCACCGTTGGATTGAAACAATCAACGGTTAAAATCTGTGCCACATTGGTTCTAAACAGTAGATGCTACAGTGTTAGCTACAGGAGAAATCCAGCTAAAGTGTTTGTCAAATAGCGTCTAGGAAAATTCTTGACCACTACTTTCCAATCCAACGGTGCCTATTTGACTGCTTAAGTTGCTGTGGCTATAACCACTGCAGGTGATCTCAATTCATCAAAGAATGACATATATTTTTCAATTGCAGTAAATAagacaattaattaatactattttcaatttgaatttaaaaaacaATGCTTACCCAATTGATTTTGGAAAGTAAAGTTTCACATAGCGCGAGAGCTCTTCTTGCGTGCTTCTTCTAATTGGATCCGACGAAGAATTAGATGGGTCCAAATTTTTTATCCTAACACCGAGATCAACAGGTAAGAAAATTCCATCTCTGTCCTCAAGTGAAACGATTGAGTGTTGGTAGAAGATATGAGCTTCATCAATCTTGTTTTCTGCCAATAGCTGAAACAGTTT comes from the Oryza glaberrima chromosome 9, OglaRS2, whole genome shotgun sequence genome and includes:
- the LOC127785468 gene encoding uncharacterized protein LOC127785468, which encodes MEPDVGAKDAAADASTGGGSRRGSVPGGSAAAASRAAPPASPTSAAAATTLGASPAAAPPTGPASSPAASPALQTSAAAAASLVVVEPPASPTSAAATILGASPAPALPTSPETSIPAPPPPPSLVKVLDMDRAKTLIKEQDWDAVEGYIWSILCDNQEHCVDDFARLHPALYLMFREEKLFQLLAENKIDEAHIFYQHSIVSLEDRDGIFLPVDLGVRIKNLDPSNSSSDPIRRSTQEELSRYVKLYFPKSIGREEYATCEQFVEKHQLQNNSSEKDCMICLACGWEVLGMWKMRPHFVYSHHVKHCSGVTQDLLNRLKNIDGKPILDFTHLVGKFEMTASSMSSKYSSATKKLKRKKTDMVACRSGSKRSRGKRSEEKSEFCDEFVLEKAKLIHGFCVDLASLMKTYVPEEVHVCYKKILDIQLVASSLESNINQTKLKDVFGSSNEDLSGDDFDDVMLKKLSELYMLCIDLGKFTKTSGVREEDLDHFEEVLLRIESEVGFTLRVAGLKRAIWL